The following coding sequences are from one Candidatus Ozemobacteraceae bacterium window:
- a CDS encoding radical SAM protein — MNPEKIRVSYGTALVLGLKRGTQDAPPTTAYLLWDTGCHGACSFCPRANGNLETQRLSRIVWPEFPTETVIDALSREPRPFGRVCMQTGWNPDTEESLIDISKYFIDRHFTLSVTIHPSQTALAARLLGQGVDHVGIGLDAAGADTYQQHKKRRHDADYPAVLDLCRAWPGRVEVHLIAGLGDSEETFIRRMDALMDAGGDIALFAFTPTNGSGSPPPPSSYRRLQAWRWLRRNGSVTIDRAVFRDGLLVDFGLPPHALRRLLSDGLAFRTSGCGACNRPYYNERPGGVMYNYPRPLTAEESDIAISEALSL; from the coding sequence ATGAATCCGGAAAAGATCAGGGTCAGCTACGGCACGGCGCTCGTGCTCGGCCTCAAGCGCGGCACCCAGGACGCGCCGCCGACGACCGCATATCTGCTCTGGGACACCGGTTGTCATGGAGCATGCAGTTTCTGCCCGCGCGCTAACGGCAATCTCGAGACTCAGCGGCTTTCCCGCATCGTCTGGCCGGAATTTCCAACGGAAACCGTCATCGACGCGCTGTCGCGCGAACCCAGACCGTTCGGGCGCGTCTGCATGCAGACCGGATGGAACCCCGACACGGAAGAGTCGCTGATAGATATTTCAAAATATTTTATAGACCGGCATTTCACCCTCAGCGTGACCATCCACCCGTCGCAGACCGCGCTTGCCGCGCGGCTGCTCGGCCAGGGGGTCGACCACGTCGGGATCGGTCTCGACGCGGCCGGCGCCGACACCTATCAGCAGCACAAAAAGCGACGGCACGACGCCGATTACCCGGCCGTGCTGGACCTGTGCAGGGCATGGCCCGGCCGGGTCGAGGTCCACCTGATCGCCGGCCTCGGCGATTCCGAGGAAACGTTCATACGGCGGATGGACGCGCTGATGGACGCCGGCGGGGATATCGCCCTGTTCGCCTTCACGCCGACGAACGGAAGCGGCAGTCCGCCGCCTCCGTCCTCGTATCGAAGACTCCAAGCCTGGCGTTGGCTGCGACGCAACGGATCAGTAACCATCGACCGGGCCGTCTTCAGGGACGGTCTGCTCGTCGATTTCGGCCTGCCGCCGCACGCTCTCAGGCGCCTCCTCTCAGACGGGCTCGCCTTTCGGACGTCCGGGTGCGGCGCCTGCAACCGCCCCTATTACAACGAGCGGCCGGGCGGCGTCATGTACAACTACCCGCGCCCCCTGACGGCCGAGGAGTCGGACATCGCAATTTCAGAAGCTCTTTCACTTTGA
- a CDS encoding radical SAM protein — MSQRLDALRRALGSLLPPEDHPLFDRLWNAASNRPLLLRRSRPHRTLAVSVTGPQCELRCSHCNGHYLEAMRPLSALDSSDYETFRSFLISGGSDCSGRVPLSGHIDRILRMPAEAGLNLHVGVQGAESLLPLKGRPVTVSYDLAGDAETVREVYGLSRPVSEIEACYLELARHFRVVPHLTLGLRGGAISGEPHVIDFLAANPPAALTFLVFRPTQNTPYADRQAPDIHEAVAIIADAAARLACPIHLGCMRPSGLYRRRFDVLAWVAGARVIVMPEHEFVRILAEHGVQVEEQTECCSLEYA; from the coding sequence ATGAGTCAACGGCTCGATGCGCTTCGCCGGGCGCTCGGATCGCTCCTCCCCCCGGAGGATCACCCCCTCTTCGATCGCCTTTGGAATGCCGCTTCGAACCGCCCCCTGCTTCTCCGACGATCGAGGCCGCATCGAACGCTCGCGGTTTCCGTCACGGGCCCGCAATGCGAGCTTCGTTGCTCCCACTGCAACGGCCACTATCTCGAGGCGATGCGTCCCCTTTCGGCGCTCGACAGCAGCGATTACGAAACGTTCCGCTCGTTTCTGATCAGCGGAGGAAGCGACTGCTCCGGCCGCGTTCCCCTTTCGGGGCATATCGACAGGATTCTGCGCATGCCTGCGGAAGCGGGGCTGAACCTTCACGTCGGCGTCCAGGGGGCCGAGTCGCTCCTTCCGCTCAAGGGGCGGCCCGTCACGGTTTCCTACGATCTCGCCGGCGACGCGGAAACGGTTCGAGAAGTGTACGGCCTTTCCCGGCCGGTTTCCGAGATCGAGGCCTGTTACCTCGAACTGGCGCGACATTTCCGGGTGGTTCCGCATCTGACGCTGGGCCTTCGCGGCGGTGCCATCTCGGGCGAACCCCACGTGATCGACTTTCTCGCAGCCAATCCACCGGCCGCCCTGACGTTTCTCGTGTTCCGCCCCACCCAGAACACGCCGTATGCAGACAGGCAGGCCCCGGATATTCACGAAGCCGTCGCTATCATCGCGGACGCGGCCGCGCGGCTTGCCTGCCCGATCCACCTCGGCTGCATGCGGCCGTCCGGGCTCTATCGCCGCCGGTTCGATGTTCTGGCCTGGGTGGCCGGGGCGCGCGTCATCGTAATGCCCGAGCACGAATTCGTCCGAATTCTCGCGGAGCACGGCGTTCAGGTCGAGGAACAGACCGAGTGCTGCTCGCTCGAGTATGCCTGA
- a CDS encoding ATPase, T2SS/T4P/T4SS family: MARIEKRLLGESLVSEKLITEEQLKTALAEQKRTSDTLGFTLLRLEYLKEQQLLDFLGSKLNFSYANLRNYVIDPKIVKIIPENIARKYHCIALLRVKGSLTVAMVDPLDSFLIDNLKYTTNCDIKPLVTTMTEIQEALDQFYGGISPATDAQQPATGAGSAAGVDLKSGSSLQEFAKKIQGTGAKPGIGHQGAVIDLSAADQANIIQLVNLIIMRAIKEKASDIHIEPDDTVMRTRFRIDGMLQEVMALPKNLEAATISRCKVMAELDIAEKRVPQDGRIKLNHEGREIDLRVSTYPTLRGEKIVMRILDKSRVLFGLEDLGFADDVLIKFQTLLSKPNGIILVTGPTGSGKTSTLYASLMRIKDPAINIVTIEDPVEYQLAGINQGQINPKAGFSFAGGLRSILRQDPDVIMVGEIRDVDTAEISIRAALTGHLVFSTLHTNDAAGAMTRLIDMGTEPFLVASSIIGVMAQRLCRLICENCKKEFVPSAGIIKHSKLLYQAGKTHVYSGEGCEQCNKTGYKGRTTVSELLIPNERIKELIVEKSPTSVIKNEAMKQGMRTLRQDGLAKVLRGLTTLEEVIRVSAEDEI, encoded by the coding sequence ATGGCGCGTATCGAGAAACGTCTCCTCGGCGAGTCGCTCGTCAGCGAGAAACTGATCACGGAAGAGCAGCTCAAGACCGCGCTCGCCGAACAGAAGCGGACCAGCGACACTCTTGGCTTCACCCTGCTTCGGCTCGAGTATCTGAAGGAGCAGCAGCTTCTCGATTTCCTCGGGAGCAAGCTCAACTTCAGTTACGCAAACCTCCGCAACTACGTCATCGACCCGAAGATCGTCAAGATCATCCCCGAGAACATCGCCCGGAAGTATCACTGCATCGCGCTCCTGCGCGTGAAGGGTTCGCTCACCGTCGCGATGGTCGATCCGCTCGACTCGTTTCTGATCGATAATCTCAAGTATACGACGAACTGCGACATCAAACCGCTCGTCACGACCATGACCGAGATCCAGGAGGCGCTCGACCAGTTCTACGGCGGCATCTCGCCGGCCACGGACGCCCAGCAGCCCGCGACCGGCGCCGGTTCAGCGGCGGGCGTCGATCTGAAGTCGGGCTCGAGCCTCCAGGAGTTCGCCAAGAAGATCCAGGGAACGGGCGCGAAGCCCGGTATCGGCCACCAGGGTGCGGTCATCGATCTCTCCGCGGCCGATCAGGCGAACATCATCCAGCTGGTCAACCTGATTATCATGCGCGCGATCAAAGAAAAGGCGTCGGACATCCATATCGAACCCGACGACACGGTAATGCGCACGCGCTTCCGCATCGACGGCATGCTGCAGGAGGTCATGGCGCTGCCGAAGAACCTCGAGGCCGCGACGATCTCGCGGTGCAAGGTCATGGCCGAGCTCGACATCGCCGAGAAGCGCGTTCCGCAGGACGGCCGCATCAAGCTCAACCACGAGGGGCGCGAAATCGACCTCCGCGTCTCAACCTATCCGACCCTTCGCGGCGAAAAAATAGTCATGCGTATTCTTGACAAGAGCCGCGTTCTGTTCGGTCTCGAGGATCTCGGGTTCGCCGACGACGTGCTGATCAAATTCCAGACGCTGCTGAGCAAGCCCAACGGCATCATCCTCGTGACCGGCCCCACCGGAAGCGGCAAGACCTCGACCCTGTATGCCTCGCTGATGCGGATCAAGGACCCGGCCATCAACATCGTGACGATCGAAGATCCGGTCGAGTATCAGCTCGCCGGCATCAACCAAGGCCAGATCAACCCGAAAGCCGGCTTCAGCTTCGCCGGCGGCCTCCGCTCGATCCTCCGGCAGGATCCCGACGTCATCATGGTCGGCGAAATACGCGACGTCGACACCGCCGAAATTTCCATCCGGGCGGCCTTGACCGGCCATCTCGTCTTTTCGACACTTCACACCAACGACGCGGCCGGCGCCATGACTCGACTCATCGACATGGGGACCGAACCGTTCCTCGTCGCCAGCTCGATCATCGGCGTCATGGCGCAGCGTCTCTGCCGACTCATCTGCGAGAACTGCAAGAAGGAGTTCGTTCCCTCCGCCGGCATCATCAAGCACAGCAAGCTTCTGTATCAGGCCGGCAAGACGCACGTGTATTCCGGCGAAGGCTGCGAGCAGTGCAACAAGACGGGCTACAAAGGCCGCACGACCGTCAGCGAACTGCTCATCCCAAACGAGCGCATCAAGGAACTGATCGTCGAGAAGTCTCCGACCAGCGTCATCAAGAACGAAGCAATGAAGCAGGGCATGCGCACGTTGCGCCAGGACGGCCTCGCGAAGGTGCTGCGCGGGTTGACGACTCTCGAGGAAGTCATCCGGGTTTCGGCCGAAGACGAGATCTGA
- a CDS encoding methyl-accepting chemotaxis protein has translation MALSSIVINKNSDSLRNVWIFAFVIGAIAGLAFAGVGLAIGKVAASAKTSFILATLGIGVGAGLLIGWFGREIILGLINLVLDELETKVGLQRASYSSKKTGLSRELDIFDQMFKVVVSILKRVLMISLRLEEASIDLDRTAQISSTVIKEIVDKVDSINKNAVDNASNLRETISSLESSFSLSKDISSKLVIAREDSQGVAEIAQNTQTSVKQSVEKMMRIKELTEGSANLVNDLNDRGKQIGAILTEIANIAEKTNLLALNAAIEAARAGEQGRGFAVVADEVRKLARGSAESSKKINTLINDILVKTENAAEMMRSNTNKVYEGMDVISAVDTSLSNMVDTALKLNVIIKDISDSADRQSQTSDVMYQKVNTISKITDQISQQIQNVASTALSRTVIVDQTTSSARELRTLSDIFQNALVPFKFKVEGANKRAFVRTETRIPCKFKVLLSGELIDGTLSSGDYEMRGVITNLSAGGCLMETTEDIEQGKYIIFAFQLGSQFIQGVQGRLVRLRRSTSASDDAVGKEAYEGIISFNNVSPDHEKVIVDFVLNAQRQFEQNLGITLEI, from the coding sequence ACCCTCGGAATCGGCGTCGGGGCCGGTCTGCTGATCGGCTGGTTCGGCCGCGAGATCATCCTGGGCCTTATCAACCTCGTTCTTGACGAGCTCGAGACGAAAGTAGGCCTCCAGCGCGCGAGCTACTCGAGCAAAAAAACCGGCCTCAGTCGTGAACTCGATATCTTCGACCAGATGTTCAAGGTGGTCGTCTCGATCCTCAAACGCGTGCTGATGATCTCCCTCAGGCTCGAAGAGGCCTCGATCGATCTTGACCGCACGGCCCAGATCAGTTCGACCGTCATCAAGGAGATCGTGGACAAGGTCGACAGCATCAACAAGAACGCCGTGGACAACGCCAGCAACCTGCGCGAAACCATCTCCTCGCTCGAAAGCAGTTTCAGCCTCAGCAAGGACATCAGTTCGAAGCTCGTCATCGCCCGCGAGGACAGCCAGGGCGTCGCTGAAATAGCGCAGAATACACAAACCTCGGTCAAGCAGTCGGTCGAGAAGATGATGCGCATCAAGGAGCTGACCGAAGGCTCCGCGAATCTCGTGAACGATCTCAACGACCGCGGCAAGCAAATCGGCGCGATCCTGACCGAGATCGCAAACATCGCCGAGAAAACGAATCTCCTCGCCCTGAACGCCGCCATCGAAGCGGCGCGCGCCGGCGAGCAGGGCCGCGGATTCGCCGTCGTCGCCGACGAGGTGCGCAAGCTCGCACGCGGCTCGGCCGAGTCGTCGAAGAAGATCAACACCCTCATCAACGACATTCTCGTCAAAACCGAGAACGCGGCCGAGATGATGCGATCGAACACCAACAAGGTGTACGAGGGCATGGACGTGATCAGCGCCGTCGACACGAGCCTCAGTAACATGGTCGACACGGCCCTCAAGCTCAACGTCATCATCAAGGACATCAGCGACTCGGCCGACCGGCAGAGCCAGACGTCCGACGTCATGTACCAGAAGGTGAACACGATCTCCAAGATCACCGACCAGATATCGCAACAGATACAAAACGTCGCGAGCACCGCGCTCAGCCGCACCGTCATCGTCGACCAGACGACGAGTTCGGCCCGCGAGTTGCGCACCCTGTCGGACATTTTCCAGAACGCCCTCGTGCCGTTCAAGTTCAAGGTCGAAGGCGCGAACAAACGCGCGTTCGTGCGCACCGAGACGCGCATTCCCTGCAAGTTCAAGGTGCTGCTCTCGGGCGAACTCATCGACGGCACGCTCAGCAGCGGCGACTACGAGATGCGCGGCGTCATCACCAACCTGTCGGCCGGCGGTTGTCTCATGGAAACGACCGAGGATATCGAGCAGGGCAAATACATCATCTTCGCCTTCCAACTCGGCAGTCAGTTCATCCAGGGTGTCCAGGGGCGCCTCGTGAGGCTCCGCAGGTCGACGTCGGCCTCCGATGACGCCGTGGGCAAAGAGGCATACGAGGGCATCATCTCGTTCAACAACGTTTCCCCCGACCACGAAAAGGTGATCGTGGACTTCGTCCTCAACGCCCAGCGCCAGTTCGAGCAGAACCTGGGCATCACACTCGAAATCTGA